One genomic window of Corallococcus caeni includes the following:
- a CDS encoding bifunctional metallophosphatase/5'-nucleotidase yields the protein MPQATPRSSLLDARPSVFLLAGAFVTGMFLFAQGGCGGDECQDAAGCREAKGPPASNTEWVCEDKRCEQHSVLVPPPDSGTDAGPPDAGRPDAGTPDSGTPDSGTPDSGPTTVSVQVLAFNDFHGQLEEPAGQILAGVAPDGGPVRVNAGGVTYFARHIAALRAANPNTVVVAAGDLIGASPLLSGLFHDEPTVEAMNLIGLDLVAVGNHEFDEGSTELLRMQSGGCHPVDGCLDGDGFPGAKFKFLAANVATGVDRTLFPRYDVREFEGVKVAFIGMTLEATPESVIPTGVAGLTFKDEVQTVNALVPELRRQGIEAIIVVVHQGGIPTSGSLVNDCKGAGADGLISGAIVGVAKGLNDAVDVIVSGHTHQAYNCVIDGKVVTSASSMGQLVTDIDLTLSKATGDVVEARANNIIVTRDVQEVGAVKELVTKYQELVAPRANRVIGWVSQTLRTQSDSVGQSTLGLVIADSQLEATKPANLGGAQVAFMNPGGVRADIAQGEVTYGEAFTTQPFGNSLVTVTLTGAQIEQLLEQQWRPSGATLMLLPSAGFTYAFSASAPGGSRVDPASIRINGVTVDPAANYRVTANNYLASGGDGVQVFAEGTNRLGGAVDSDALEAYLKAHSSQASPLPAPALNRITRLP from the coding sequence ATGCCACAAGCCACACCGCGCTCGTCACTGCTGGATGCACGTCCCAGCGTCTTCCTGCTCGCCGGAGCGTTCGTCACCGGCATGTTCCTCTTCGCCCAGGGCGGCTGCGGAGGTGACGAGTGCCAGGACGCCGCCGGCTGCCGTGAAGCCAAGGGACCGCCGGCTTCGAACACGGAGTGGGTCTGCGAGGACAAGCGCTGTGAGCAGCATTCCGTCCTGGTGCCGCCCCCGGATTCCGGCACGGACGCGGGGCCGCCCGACGCGGGGAGACCCGACGCGGGGACTCCTGACTCGGGGACTCCTGACTCGGGGACTCCCGACTCGGGTCCCACCACGGTGAGCGTGCAGGTGCTCGCGTTCAATGACTTCCACGGGCAGCTCGAGGAGCCCGCGGGCCAGATTCTGGCGGGCGTGGCCCCCGACGGTGGACCGGTGCGGGTGAACGCGGGCGGCGTGACGTACTTCGCCCGGCACATCGCGGCCCTGCGGGCCGCCAATCCGAACACGGTGGTGGTAGCGGCGGGAGACCTCATCGGCGCCTCCCCGCTGCTGTCGGGGCTCTTCCACGACGAGCCCACCGTCGAGGCGATGAACCTGATTGGCCTGGACCTGGTCGCGGTGGGCAACCACGAGTTCGACGAGGGCAGCACGGAGCTGTTGCGCATGCAGTCGGGCGGCTGCCACCCGGTGGATGGCTGCCTGGACGGGGATGGCTTCCCGGGCGCGAAGTTCAAGTTCCTGGCGGCCAACGTGGCCACGGGCGTGGACCGCACGCTGTTCCCCCGCTACGACGTGCGCGAGTTCGAGGGCGTGAAGGTGGCCTTCATTGGCATGACGTTGGAGGCCACGCCGGAAAGCGTCATCCCCACGGGCGTGGCGGGGCTCACCTTCAAGGACGAAGTGCAGACGGTGAACGCGCTGGTGCCGGAGCTGCGGCGGCAGGGCATCGAAGCCATCATCGTGGTGGTGCACCAGGGCGGAATTCCGACCTCGGGCTCGCTGGTGAACGACTGCAAGGGCGCGGGTGCGGACGGCCTCATCTCAGGTGCCATCGTGGGCGTGGCCAAGGGCCTCAACGACGCGGTGGATGTCATCGTCAGCGGTCACACGCATCAGGCCTACAACTGCGTCATCGATGGCAAGGTCGTCACGAGCGCCTCGTCGATGGGGCAGCTCGTCACGGACATCGACCTGACGTTGAGCAAGGCGACGGGCGACGTCGTGGAGGCGCGAGCGAACAACATCATCGTCACTCGCGACGTGCAGGAGGTCGGCGCGGTGAAGGAGCTGGTGACGAAGTACCAGGAGCTCGTCGCGCCGAGGGCCAACCGGGTCATCGGCTGGGTGTCGCAGACGCTCAGGACACAGTCGGACTCCGTGGGCCAGTCCACCCTGGGCTTGGTCATCGCGGACTCGCAGCTGGAGGCGACGAAGCCCGCGAACCTGGGTGGGGCGCAGGTGGCCTTCATGAACCCGGGCGGCGTGCGCGCGGACATCGCCCAGGGCGAGGTCACCTACGGCGAGGCCTTCACCACGCAGCCGTTCGGCAACAGCCTGGTCACCGTGACGCTGACGGGCGCGCAAATCGAGCAACTGCTGGAGCAGCAGTGGCGGCCGTCGGGAGCCACCCTCATGCTGCTTCCGTCGGCGGGCTTCACCTATGCGTTCAGCGCGTCGGCGCCCGGCGGAAGCCGCGTCGACCCGGCGTCCATCCGGATCAACGGCGTGACGGTGGACCCGGCGGCGAACTACCGCGTCACCGCGAACAACTACCTCGCGAGTGGGGGTGATGGCGTCCAGGTGTTCGCCGAGGGAACGAACCGGCTGGGTGGCGCCGTGGACAGCGACGCGCTGGAGGCATACCTGAAGGCACACAGCAGCCAGGCGAGCCCCTTGCCCGCCCCCGCGCTCAATCGCATCACCAGGCTGCCCTAG
- a CDS encoding SdpI family protein, producing the protein MRISRAHAVSLGLVVASFAMAFSFYGRLPESIPTHWNAEGVVDGYTPKPWGPFVLPLVTAALYLVLVAVPRISPRGYSMARFLGVFEGIQAVLVAFLFLINALVLLAGIGVAVPMARVVPSATGLLLVLLGNYMGKFTKNFFCGIRTPWTLASDEVWLRTHRLGGRLFVLAGVVVLVSGLLGGGPVPLIAAVAVAAMIPVLYSYFLYRRIHRGTHGPTDDAGSHGPA; encoded by the coding sequence ATGAGAATCAGTCGAGCCCATGCCGTGAGTCTGGGATTGGTCGTCGCGTCGTTCGCGATGGCCTTCAGTTTCTACGGCCGGTTGCCGGAGTCGATCCCCACGCATTGGAATGCCGAGGGCGTGGTGGATGGGTATACGCCCAAGCCCTGGGGGCCCTTCGTCCTGCCGCTGGTGACGGCTGCCCTGTACCTGGTCCTGGTGGCCGTGCCGCGGATCTCGCCCAGGGGCTACAGCATGGCGAGATTCCTGGGCGTCTTCGAGGGCATCCAGGCGGTGCTGGTCGCGTTCCTGTTTCTGATCAACGCCCTGGTCCTGCTCGCGGGCATCGGCGTTGCCGTGCCGATGGCGCGCGTGGTTCCCTCGGCCACGGGCCTGCTCCTCGTGCTGCTGGGCAACTACATGGGGAAGTTCACCAAGAACTTCTTCTGTGGAATCCGGACGCCCTGGACGCTCGCGAGCGACGAGGTCTGGCTGCGCACGCATCGCCTGGGAGGAAGGCTCTTCGTCCTCGCGGGAGTCGTCGTCCTCGTCTCGGGGCTGCTCGGTGGGGGGCCGGTCCCCTTGATTGCGGCGGTCGCAGTCGCGGCGATGATTCCGGTGCTCTACTCGTACTTCCTCTACCGCCGCATCCACAGGGGCACGCACGGCCCGACGGACGACGCGGGCTCACATGGCCCTGCGTGA
- a CDS encoding serine hydrolase domain-containing protein, translated as MNKLSLAIAGMMLVLAACKTTGPAPARDIPTAMNQAATTLLRSRLLHATSIAVVYRGEEFILHRGELETGKSNPPDDSTLYEIGSVSKTFVGLLLANAVLEGKATLDDPIQKYLPSAYPNLQSDGEPIRLRHLVTHTSGMPGMLPLQVNEVLRDFTAHATPAKLNAAYADYGQPRFWQDLHTVSIQGPLGKDYAYSSAGTELVAHTLEKIHGAPYESLLAEFLAREAGMHDTWLRLRAQDANRLAPGYHSDNPVGTTPMPLLPWGAAGALKATMPEMVKYLRLQLSNHPTVTESHKPLVRFAEDFSIGYFWNIGQSRQLGTHYVHHGGVPRAQCYLYLVPKYQLGVFIITNQSGDATANAMERALAPLFDRVESMEGR; from the coding sequence ATGAACAAACTCTCCTTGGCCATTGCTGGAATGATGCTGGTGCTGGCCGCTTGCAAGACGACGGGCCCTGCACCCGCCCGCGATATCCCCACGGCGATGAACCAGGCCGCGACGACCTTGCTGCGGTCACGACTGCTGCACGCAACGTCGATCGCAGTGGTCTATCGCGGCGAGGAGTTCATCCTGCATCGGGGGGAGCTGGAGACCGGCAAGTCCAATCCGCCCGATGATTCGACCCTCTATGAGATAGGGTCGGTCAGCAAGACCTTCGTCGGCCTGCTGTTGGCAAACGCTGTCCTCGAAGGCAAGGCGACCCTCGACGACCCGATACAAAAGTATCTGCCGTCCGCCTATCCGAACCTTCAGTCAGACGGCGAACCGATCCGTCTGCGCCATCTGGTCACACACACCAGCGGCATGCCGGGGATGTTGCCACTGCAAGTGAACGAGGTGTTGAGGGATTTCACTGCGCATGCCACCCCGGCAAAGCTCAATGCCGCCTATGCGGACTACGGGCAGCCGCGGTTTTGGCAGGACCTGCACACCGTCAGCATCCAGGGCCCGCTCGGCAAGGACTATGCTTACTCGAGCGCCGGCACCGAGTTGGTCGCGCACACCCTTGAGAAGATCCACGGGGCTCCCTACGAGTCGTTGCTCGCGGAGTTCCTGGCGCGGGAAGCCGGTATGCACGACACGTGGCTGCGCCTGCGTGCCCAGGACGCCAACCGCCTGGCTCCTGGCTACCACAGCGACAACCCGGTCGGCACCACGCCGATGCCACTCCTGCCCTGGGGCGCGGCGGGAGCCTTGAAGGCGACGATGCCGGAGATGGTGAAGTACCTGCGCTTGCAGTTGAGCAACCATCCCACGGTGACGGAGTCACACAAGCCGCTGGTGCGCTTCGCGGAGGACTTCAGCATTGGCTATTTCTGGAACATCGGCCAGAGCCGCCAGTTGGGCACCCACTACGTGCATCACGGCGGCGTGCCTCGCGCGCAATGCTATCTCTACCTCGTGCCGAAGTATCAGTTGGGGGTGTTCATCATCACCAACCAGAGCGGCGATGCGACCGCGAACGCCATGGAACGCGCGCTGGCGCCCCTCTTTGACAGGGTCGAATCAATGGAGGGGCGCTAG
- a CDS encoding dihydrofolate reductase family protein — MGLLTFGLNVTLDGCIDHTQGIVDDELHDYWRQLMEQNGAMLFGRITYELMEGAWPAVARDEKAPRAMREWAQKLDAKAKYVVSGSRSDFPWQNTIKVEGDLREAISALKAKTERGVLVGAPKLATALEEWGLIDEYRIVVHPVISGRGPTLFHGLSSARQLELLSTQRFKSGVQALHFRRKAE; from the coding sequence ATGGGCCTCCTTACCTTCGGTCTCAATGTCACTTTGGACGGGTGCATCGATCACACCCAGGGAATCGTGGACGACGAGCTGCACGACTATTGGAGGCAGCTCATGGAGCAGAACGGGGCGATGCTCTTCGGGCGCATCACCTACGAGCTGATGGAGGGAGCCTGGCCCGCGGTGGCACGCGACGAAAAGGCGCCGCGCGCGATGCGCGAGTGGGCACAGAAGCTCGATGCGAAGGCGAAGTACGTCGTGTCTGGCTCGCGGAGCGACTTTCCGTGGCAGAACACGATCAAGGTGGAGGGTGACCTTCGCGAGGCGATCTCGGCGCTGAAAGCGAAGACCGAGCGGGGTGTCCTCGTCGGAGCGCCCAAGCTCGCGACTGCGCTCGAGGAGTGGGGGCTCATCGACGAGTACCGCATCGTCGTTCATCCCGTCATCAGTGGCCGCGGGCCGACGCTGTTTCATGGCCTGTCGAGTGCGCGGCAACTCGAGCTCCTCTCGACGCAGCGGTTCAAGTCCGGCGTGCAGGCGCTCCACTTCCGTCGCAAAGCGGAATGA
- a CDS encoding SDR family oxidoreductase, whose amino-acid sequence MSFDLELKGRRALVTGGTKGVGAAVVAALVEAGVRVVATARTVPSGTKDVHYVAADVTTAEGSEEVARQAMAHLGGIDILVNVLGGSTAPGGGFAALTDDEWQKELNLNLMPAVRLDRALLPAMLAQGSGVIVHVTSIQHELPLPESTTAYAAAKAALSTYSKALSKEVTPKGVRVVRVSPGWVKTEASERLAERLAKQTGTDYEGGKQIIMQSLGGIPLGRPVRPREVADLIAFVASPRAGSVTGTEFVIDGGTVPTA is encoded by the coding sequence ATGAGCTTCGATCTCGAGTTGAAGGGCCGGCGGGCGCTCGTCACGGGCGGGACCAAGGGCGTCGGGGCGGCTGTCGTCGCTGCGTTGGTCGAGGCTGGCGTCCGCGTCGTCGCCACGGCGCGCACGGTGCCGAGCGGCACGAAGGACGTCCACTATGTCGCGGCCGACGTGACGACGGCGGAGGGCAGCGAAGAGGTTGCCCGGCAGGCCATGGCGCACCTCGGTGGCATCGACATCCTCGTGAACGTGCTGGGAGGCTCCACGGCCCCGGGCGGCGGCTTCGCGGCGCTCACGGACGACGAATGGCAGAAGGAGCTGAACCTGAACCTCATGCCCGCCGTGCGGCTCGACCGCGCGCTGTTGCCGGCGATGCTCGCGCAGGGCTCCGGCGTCATCGTGCACGTCACCTCGATTCAGCATGAGCTGCCCCTGCCCGAATCCACGACGGCGTACGCGGCGGCGAAGGCGGCGCTCTCCACGTACAGCAAGGCCCTGTCGAAAGAGGTGACTCCCAAGGGCGTGCGCGTGGTGCGCGTCTCGCCGGGCTGGGTCAAGACAGAGGCCTCCGAGCGCCTCGCCGAGCGCCTGGCGAAGCAGACGGGGACTGACTACGAGGGTGGCAAGCAGATCATCATGCAGTCGCTGGGAGGCATTCCCCTCGGGCGTCCGGTGAGACCTCGCGAGGTGGCCGACCTCATCGCCTTCGTCGCCTCTCCGCGCGCGGGTTCGGTCACGGGGACGGAGTTCGTCATCGATGGCGGGACGGTCCCCACGGCCTGA
- a CDS encoding TetR/AcrR family transcriptional regulator — MAREGGPPAGGGAGDRPVRADARRNRARILDAAEAVFAEQGASASTEAVAAHAGVAIGTVFRHFPTKPELLQAVVMHLLDRLITEVDAMVGNQDAVTALFEFCARVMAVSARNRAVFARLAETGVQVRVGDALARLRPGIDLLLERAQKAGTVRDDLRPAELIALLAAVCQAALTDAWSESFRRRALTLLFDGLRPTAKR; from the coding sequence ATGGCGCGAGAGGGTGGGCCGCCCGCGGGCGGCGGTGCGGGTGATCGGCCCGTTCGTGCGGATGCCCGTCGCAATCGCGCGCGCATCCTGGATGCGGCCGAGGCCGTGTTCGCGGAGCAGGGCGCGTCCGCCTCGACCGAGGCCGTGGCCGCGCACGCCGGCGTCGCGATTGGCACCGTGTTCCGGCACTTCCCAACCAAACCCGAGCTGCTCCAGGCCGTGGTGATGCACCTGCTGGACCGACTCATCACGGAAGTCGACGCGATGGTTGGCAATCAGGACGCAGTCACCGCCCTGTTCGAGTTCTGCGCCCGCGTCATGGCGGTCAGCGCCCGAAACAGGGCGGTGTTCGCCCGACTCGCCGAAACCGGGGTCCAGGTCCGCGTCGGCGACGCGCTGGCGCGCCTCCGGCCCGGCATCGACTTGCTGCTCGAACGCGCGCAGAAAGCGGGCACGGTCCGCGACGACCTGCGCCCCGCGGAGTTGATCGCCCTGCTCGCGGCCGTCTGCCAGGCAGCGCTCACGGACGCGTGGAGCGAATCATTCCGCCGGCGCGCGCTCACCCTGCTCTTCGACGGTCTGCGGCCGACCGCGAAGCGTTGA
- a CDS encoding autorepressor SdpR family transcription factor: MQEVFKAIADPTRRKVLKLLQGGSKSAGELAEAFDITKGALSHHFNILKAADLVRCERRGQQIVYSLNTTVFEDVAAVLLDLFKVDKRNGGQS; the protein is encoded by the coding sequence ATGCAGGAGGTCTTCAAGGCCATTGCAGACCCCACCCGGCGCAAGGTGCTCAAGCTGCTGCAGGGCGGCTCGAAGTCAGCGGGGGAGCTCGCTGAGGCATTCGACATCACGAAGGGGGCGCTGTCGCATCACTTCAACATCCTCAAGGCCGCGGACCTGGTGCGCTGTGAGCGCCGCGGGCAGCAGATCGTCTACTCGCTCAATACGACCGTGTTCGAGGACGTAGCGGCAGTCCTTCTCGACCTCTTCAAGGTCGACAAGCGGAATGGAGGGCAGTCATGA
- a CDS encoding winged helix-turn-helix transcriptional regulator gives MTAASGIEGAIQMLEGRWKLVILFHLFGGKTLRFSDLERAIPDVSQKMLSQQLRQLEQDGIVTRIVHAQVPPKVEYHLTDWGESLCPALDELLTWAESRPPLKREGEPSKA, from the coding sequence ATGACGGCGGCCAGCGGCATCGAGGGCGCCATCCAGATGCTCGAAGGCCGCTGGAAGCTGGTCATCCTCTTCCACCTCTTCGGCGGGAAGACGCTGCGTTTCTCCGACCTGGAGCGCGCCATTCCCGACGTCTCGCAGAAGATGCTCAGCCAGCAGCTCCGGCAGTTGGAGCAAGACGGCATCGTCACGCGCATCGTGCACGCCCAGGTACCCCCCAAGGTCGAGTACCACCTGACCGACTGGGGCGAGTCCCTGTGCCCGGCCCTCGACGAGTTGCTGACCTGGGCAGAAAGCCGGCCCCCGCTGAAGCGTGAAGGGGAGCCATCGAAGGCATAG
- a CDS encoding nuclear transport factor 2 family protein, translating to MSQSATGAAGPLTLYRCMQEALLGDGATLLPAELLAEDVVVETPFSPPGMRRHEGREAWLAFYRARSALLPVRFEQFRELATHQTSDPEVIVVEYELTGTVTTTGLRASATLIGVLRVRDGLIQHWREYQDVLAISEALKLTPEDLGGVGMPSL from the coding sequence ATGTCTCAGTCGGCGACGGGGGCCGCAGGTCCTCTCACCCTCTACCGGTGCATGCAGGAAGCCCTCCTCGGGGACGGCGCGACGCTCCTCCCAGCGGAGTTGTTGGCCGAGGATGTCGTGGTCGAGACCCCGTTCTCCCCTCCAGGCATGCGACGCCATGAGGGCCGGGAAGCGTGGCTGGCGTTCTACCGAGCCAGGAGCGCGCTCCTCCCGGTCCGTTTCGAGCAGTTCCGCGAACTGGCGACGCATCAAACCAGCGACCCCGAGGTCATCGTCGTCGAATACGAGCTGACTGGGACGGTCACCACCACCGGCCTGCGCGCCTCGGCGACCCTCATTGGCGTGCTGCGGGTCCGCGACGGACTGATCCAGCACTGGCGCGAGTACCAGGACGTCCTGGCGATCAGCGAGGCTCTGAAGCTCACGCCCGAGGACCTCGGCGGAGTCGGCATGCCCTCGCTGTAG